The following proteins are encoded in a genomic region of Gimesia algae:
- a CDS encoding Gfo/Idh/MocA family protein → MTSQKLSRRTFVKTAAAGLPMACLAPGVFVNTARAAEKARNPNERLKIGSIGMRYQGSVIADKAQQYGDIVAIADVDREIAEKARKQFGGKATLFEDYREMLDKADIDVVTIGAPDHWHTKMLIDACQAGKDVYCEKPLSLTVDEGKIINKVVDETKAVVQVGTWQRSDHRFRQAVEMIKDGRIGNLQKVTVTLSKNKTGGPFKPESVPSVLNWDLWQGQTPEVPYIKERCHYTFRWWYEYSGGQMTDWGAHHIDIAQWGAGMQETGPVDIEGTATFPNVENGYNVALDYHLKARYANGVVLEVNDSGRTGVMFEGDEGRIFVNRGTIAGKPVEDLAKNPLPRESFNVYAHDNLSRPPRMGKLDAIVNHMGNFFDCIETRATPISSVQNQHRSVTVCHIGNISQRLGRKLTWDPQQEQFVGDAEANTWLKREQRAGYEIKDT, encoded by the coding sequence ATGACTTCACAAAAACTATCTCGTCGAACGTTTGTTAAAACAGCAGCAGCCGGGCTGCCCATGGCCTGTCTGGCACCGGGAGTTTTTGTGAATACGGCGCGTGCTGCAGAAAAGGCCCGCAATCCGAATGAACGGCTGAAAATCGGTTCGATCGGGATGCGGTACCAGGGTTCGGTCATTGCGGACAAAGCCCAGCAGTATGGCGACATCGTCGCGATTGCAGACGTGGACCGCGAAATTGCAGAGAAGGCCCGCAAGCAGTTTGGCGGCAAAGCGACTCTGTTCGAAGATTATCGGGAGATGTTGGATAAGGCGGACATCGATGTCGTGACGATTGGTGCCCCCGATCACTGGCATACCAAAATGCTGATTGATGCCTGTCAAGCCGGCAAGGACGTCTATTGTGAGAAACCATTATCGTTGACCGTCGATGAAGGGAAAATCATTAACAAAGTTGTTGATGAGACCAAAGCCGTCGTTCAAGTCGGTACCTGGCAGAGAAGCGATCACCGTTTTCGTCAGGCGGTCGAAATGATCAAGGATGGCCGGATTGGTAACCTGCAGAAAGTGACAGTCACTCTCAGTAAAAACAAAACCGGTGGGCCCTTTAAACCAGAATCAGTTCCTTCCGTCTTGAACTGGGATCTGTGGCAGGGACAGACACCCGAAGTACCCTATATCAAGGAACGCTGCCATTATACGTTCCGCTGGTGGTATGAATATTCGGGGGGGCAGATGACCGACTGGGGCGCGCATCATATTGATATCGCCCAGTGGGGGGCCGGCATGCAGGAAACCGGTCCCGTTGATATCGAAGGGACGGCGACGTTCCCGAATGTCGAGAACGGATACAATGTGGCCCTCGATTACCATCTGAAAGCCCGCTATGCCAATGGCGTCGTTCTGGAAGTGAATGATTCCGGACGGACCGGTGTCATGTTCGAAGGAGACGAGGGACGCATCTTTGTGAACCGAGGCACGATTGCCGGGAAACCAGTGGAAGACCTGGCTAAGAATCCTTTACCACGAGAATCGTTCAATGTCTATGCCCACGATAATCTTTCGCGTCCGCCTCGCATGGGCAAACTGGATGCGATTGTGAATCACATGGGGAACTTCTTCGACTGCATTGAGACGCGGGCGACTCCGATTTCCAGCGTACAGAATCAGCATCGCTCAGTAACCGTCTGTCATATTGGTAATATCTCACAGCGTCTGGGCCGTAAACTGACCTGGGACCCACAGCAGGAACAGTTCGTCGGTGATGCCGAAGCGAATACATGGCTCAAACGCGAACAG
- a CDS encoding DJ-1/PfpI family protein — protein sequence MNKVLIIVGDATETVDTLYPYYRLIEGGYEPVVAAPEKRLYQMVLHEVKPGWTITKEWEGYTIQADIAFKDIKEEEYLGIFFSGGRAPEYIRDDEDLIRITQHFFEKNKPIASVCHGVEIPARAGCVKGRRMATVPKCQFDLEVCGGIFVNEPCVIDGNMVSGRTYHDHGQYIGPWMKMLDEARNQY from the coding sequence ATGAACAAAGTTTTAATCATCGTTGGTGATGCAACCGAGACTGTTGACACACTTTATCCCTACTATCGACTGATTGAAGGGGGGTATGAGCCCGTTGTTGCTGCACCTGAGAAACGTCTGTATCAGATGGTCCTTCACGAAGTAAAACCGGGATGGACGATTACTAAAGAGTGGGAAGGCTATACGATCCAGGCAGATATTGCCTTTAAAGATATCAAAGAAGAAGAGTACCTGGGAATCTTTTTCAGCGGCGGCCGTGCTCCCGAGTACATTCGCGATGACGAAGACCTGATTCGGATCACTCAACATTTCTTTGAGAAGAATAAACCCATTGCTTCCGTGTGTCATGGCGTAGAAATCCCAGCACGCGCCGGTTGTGTGAAAGGGCGTCGTATGGCGACCGTTCCCAAATGCCAGTTCGATCTGGAAGTCTGCGGCGGCATTTTCGTGAATGAACCCTGTGTGATTGACGGGAATATGGTCAGTGGGCGTACGTATCACGATCATGGTCAATACATCGGCCCCTGGATGAAAATGCTGGATGAGGCACGAAATCAGTACTGA
- a CDS encoding XylR family transcriptional regulator, translated as MAKTSLPHVALLIETSRSHGRGLLNGIRQFITEKEEWSVFVMPRSLDSQVPGWISRWKGDGILSRTTSQEMADAITNSGIPAVELRSTKLEHAFPFLGIDNRAMGRMVAEHFLERGIRHFGVYEIGSEVYFEERRDNYIQTIKNAGYEVSVFSSPDDSEVPREWEKHQEQMVKWVRELPKPVGIMACTDQLGFWLLDACDRAGISVPDEVAVVGVENDEILCMMARPPLSSVAFNSTRIGYEAAALLSRMMKGGAVPDEPYLLKPLGIVTRQSSDVVAVDDPELALALRFIRENACKGIQVTDILKAVPMSRTALERQMKSAIGRSPKAEIIRTQMERAKELLASTDLSLAQITQRIGFRHTQHFSTLFKEKAGETPGEFRAKMH; from the coding sequence ATGGCCAAGACTTCCCTACCTCACGTGGCTTTACTGATTGAAACGTCCCGCTCACACGGCCGGGGTCTGTTGAATGGCATTCGTCAGTTTATTACAGAAAAAGAAGAATGGTCGGTATTCGTGATGCCTCGTTCGCTGGATTCCCAGGTCCCGGGCTGGATATCCCGCTGGAAAGGTGACGGAATTCTCAGTCGTACGACCAGTCAGGAAATGGCGGATGCCATTACGAATTCGGGGATTCCTGCTGTCGAATTACGATCCACCAAGCTAGAACATGCCTTTCCCTTTCTGGGGATTGATAACCGGGCGATGGGTCGCATGGTGGCGGAACATTTTCTGGAACGCGGGATTCGTCACTTTGGCGTTTATGAGATCGGTAGTGAAGTTTACTTCGAAGAACGCCGCGATAACTACATTCAAACCATCAAAAACGCAGGCTATGAAGTCAGCGTGTTTTCTTCTCCCGACGACTCCGAAGTGCCGCGCGAGTGGGAAAAACATCAGGAACAGATGGTAAAGTGGGTCCGTGAACTCCCCAAGCCTGTAGGCATCATGGCCTGTACCGACCAGCTGGGGTTCTGGCTGCTGGATGCCTGTGATCGTGCGGGAATTTCCGTACCCGATGAAGTTGCAGTCGTCGGAGTCGAGAACGATGAGATCCTGTGTATGATGGCGCGGCCGCCTTTGTCGAGTGTGGCTTTTAATTCAACGCGTATCGGCTATGAAGCTGCAGCGCTCTTGAGCCGCATGATGAAAGGAGGGGCCGTGCCTGACGAGCCGTATCTACTCAAGCCGCTGGGAATCGTCACGCGACAGTCCTCCGATGTGGTTGCCGTGGATGATCCCGAACTGGCGTTGGCATTACGGTTTATTCGCGAAAATGCCTGTAAGGGAATTCAGGTTACTGATATTCTGAAAGCGGTTCCCATGTCGCGGACCGCGCTGGAACGCCAGATGAAATCCGCGATTGGCCGGTCTCCCAAAGCGGAGATCATCCGCACGCAGATGGAGCGGGCCAAGGAACTGCTGGCCTCGACCGATTTGTCACTCGCTCAGATCACCCAACGCATCGGTTTTCGCCATACGCAGCACTTCAGTACGCTGTTCAAAGAAAAAGCAGGCGAGACTCCGGGCGAGTTCCGGGCAAAAATGCATTGA
- a CDS encoding GNAT family N-acetyltransferase has translation MDYQIKQAQANDFLEIAALDRNAWPIEPDTFIPDGEHAWRLWCEYATVLIAVSSPESQVQTLAGALLMFPTNTDEIFLHKIMVHADFRGQGIGSALMKQALQRADEVVLLTVNPENTPAVKLYESFGFQVRKKIEGYYRPHEHRLLMEFQPAT, from the coding sequence GTGGACTATCAGATCAAACAGGCTCAGGCCAACGATTTTCTGGAAATTGCTGCGTTGGATCGTAACGCCTGGCCGATCGAACCGGACACATTTATCCCCGATGGCGAACATGCCTGGAGACTCTGGTGTGAATATGCAACCGTTTTAATCGCAGTTTCTTCACCTGAATCACAAGTACAGACACTCGCAGGTGCGCTGTTGATGTTTCCGACGAATACAGATGAAATCTTTCTGCATAAAATCATGGTCCATGCAGATTTCCGGGGACAGGGAATCGGCTCCGCTTTGATGAAACAGGCTTTGCAACGGGCAGATGAGGTTGTATTACTCACCGTGAACCCTGAAAATACACCTGCTGTGAAGCTGTATGAGAGCTTTGGTTTTCAAGTCAGGAAGAAAATCGAAGGCTATTATCGCCCCCATGAGCATCGGCTGTTAATGGAATTCCAACCTGCCACGTAA
- a CDS encoding glycerol-3-phosphate dehydrogenase/oxidase, with protein MNQTERVLILGAGINGVAVARELLSNGISVCMIDQGDLSQGATSKSSRLVHGGLRYLEYGDFSLVKESVHERGILLDLAPHFVKPLRFAIPLAHRATGVMSSGLRFLSGFRVPGAHWLNNQFSFSSERGMYLVDMGLTMYDWFASKGNLPRHSVHDVGEPGLPAINKEKFRWIACYSDAQMRYPERFVVALLHDCRKIAQQKGLEFELLTYHQLSLKNRNVQLTSLRHPSLNHELFVPKVIINASGACGDLTLQQVDVASPRLMGGTKGSHIITFNQTLRDVLGEQAIYSEASDGRLVFILPFGDCTLIGTTDVRVEGNPLDVAASPEELDYLVGMVNMVFPQVGLTSADINLHYSGVRPLPYQPEGKAASISRDHSIKEYEGPSGWIVTLVGGKLTSWRAFAENVTDRILKKLGKSYHSESKTRLIPGAEHYPQTPDILKAEQGRLAEKFQLSLASIQTLWILQGTLIEDILDSLPDCSSELLPGTNIPRQYVLWTINNEWVETIGDLVERRLMLIFDETLDAATLQALAECLVETGRLDAAQIPATLESYQTHLTKFYGKKVH; from the coding sequence ATGAATCAGACTGAGCGGGTACTCATACTGGGAGCAGGCATCAACGGCGTCGCGGTTGCCCGTGAGTTACTGTCGAACGGAATTTCCGTCTGCATGATTGATCAGGGAGATCTCTCACAGGGAGCAACATCCAAATCATCCCGACTGGTTCACGGCGGTTTGCGCTACCTGGAATATGGTGATTTTTCGCTGGTGAAAGAATCCGTTCACGAACGCGGGATTCTGCTGGATCTGGCCCCGCATTTCGTGAAACCCCTGAGGTTCGCCATCCCGCTGGCACATCGCGCGACAGGCGTCATGTCGTCTGGTCTCCGTTTTCTCAGTGGTTTCCGCGTGCCCGGAGCACACTGGCTCAACAACCAGTTCTCCTTTTCGTCTGAGCGGGGCATGTATCTGGTTGACATGGGGCTCACCATGTATGACTGGTTTGCCTCGAAAGGCAATCTTCCCCGCCATTCGGTACACGATGTGGGTGAACCAGGATTACCCGCTATCAACAAAGAGAAATTCCGCTGGATCGCCTGCTATTCCGATGCACAAATGCGATATCCCGAGCGCTTCGTTGTCGCGTTATTACATGACTGTCGGAAAATTGCGCAGCAGAAAGGCCTCGAATTTGAACTCCTCACTTATCATCAGCTGTCGCTGAAAAACAGAAACGTACAACTGACATCCCTGCGGCATCCCAGTTTAAATCACGAACTGTTTGTCCCTAAAGTCATCATCAATGCATCAGGAGCCTGCGGTGATCTGACGCTCCAGCAGGTTGACGTTGCCTCTCCGCGACTGATGGGGGGCACCAAAGGCAGTCACATCATTACCTTCAATCAGACTCTCCGGGATGTGTTAGGAGAGCAGGCCATTTACTCCGAAGCCAGCGATGGACGACTCGTCTTCATTCTACCTTTTGGAGACTGCACACTGATTGGAACGACCGATGTCCGCGTCGAAGGCAATCCGCTCGACGTCGCCGCCAGCCCTGAAGAGTTAGACTATCTGGTCGGCATGGTCAACATGGTCTTCCCTCAGGTCGGACTTACCTCCGCAGATATCAACCTGCATTACAGCGGCGTTCGTCCCCTGCCTTATCAACCGGAGGGCAAAGCCGCTTCCATTTCGCGAGACCACTCGATCAAAGAATACGAAGGTCCCTCCGGCTGGATCGTCACACTCGTGGGTGGAAAGCTGACTTCGTGGCGCGCCTTTGCCGAGAACGTGACCGATCGTATCCTGAAGAAGCTGGGGAAAAGCTATCACTCAGAATCGAAAACCCGTCTGATCCCCGGCGCAGAGCATTATCCGCAAACCCCTGATATCCTCAAAGCCGAACAAGGTCGTCTCGCCGAGAAGTTTCAACTCTCGCTGGCAAGTATTCAGACACTCTGGATTCTACAGGGAACTTTAATCGAGGACATTCTCGACTCGCTGCCCGACTGTTCCTCAGAATTGCTCCCCGGAACCAATATTCCGCGCCAGTACGTGCTCTGGACCATCAACAACGAATGGGTCGAGACCATCGGCGATCTCGTCGAACGTCGCCTGATGCTGATCTTCGATGAAACATTAGATGCAGCCACTCTGCAGGCGCTCGCAGAATGTCTGGTCGAAACAGGCAGACTGGATGCTGCCCAGATCCCTGCGACACTCGAAAGTTACCAGACCCACCTCACAAAGTTTTACGGCAAAAAAGTCCACTAA
- a CDS encoding bifunctional serine/threonine-protein kinase/formylglycine-generating enzyme family protein, producing the protein MKSRNETDFEQLPSDLMLRVNQLCDQYETELRLGELPSIDDYLENVALEYREVILKELIPLEIEHRCQRGETLKSADYLELFPDLEPDWLASVLEAAQADQLAAVVNSSAHKQQNLTAPPSLERCQQRIVKEGILSQAELTALQLASEAEPSSQTSEDLTELLVQSGKITDYQSDVLLSHDDRRLLIADYLILEPIGSGGMGIVYKALHRRMKRIVALKVIRADLQHVPDRLKRFEREVQTAAKLSHSHIVTAYDAGEDQGIHFLICEYIDGESLTQLVRNSGPLDFFDALNCILQVAQGLEYAHRQGVVHRDIKPANILVDDQGDLKILDMGLARLQQPDDVILGAEAQTELTSSQFFMGTIDYMAPEQARNTKFADHRSDIYSLGCTFYFLLTAQPVYQGETTVERILAHRDEPIPRLSERLCQVPPEFDPIFEKMLAKSPDDRYQSATELICDLESFSMECPGDQTALIPQVELSQPQSHKADWASDPTEVQPAVPELTMLASTSQQELAKSGALPVRGLLWGGLAVAAAILIGAFTWKPAVTDHSVADSEVAANLSKTNPSHSMLAPFQQTYAAKMNLPVKREVPLGAGESEIELMLIPPGKFLMGDQTATSAESDAPQHQVSLTRPYYMSATEITNEQFREFVNATKYQTDAERSGGYGMTGGSWVKTMDYSWKNLGDLPVQNQAPAVSISWNDATAFCEWLSDKTGDRYRLPTEAEWEYACRAGTDSAWFFGDQPSEMDQYAWFLNNSDGQVYPVKQKRPNAFGLYDVYGNEWEWCQDYYSASYYSVSPVENPTGPAQGRERVRRGGGFQQPAAQLTSYIRGHGLPETPSRGAFRIVRETQLD; encoded by the coding sequence GTGAAATCGCGAAATGAAACTGATTTCGAACAGCTGCCTTCAGACCTGATGCTGAGAGTCAACCAACTGTGTGATCAGTACGAAACAGAGTTGAGGCTCGGGGAACTGCCTTCGATTGATGACTATCTCGAAAATGTCGCATTAGAATACCGGGAAGTCATTCTCAAAGAATTGATTCCTCTGGAAATCGAGCATCGTTGCCAACGGGGTGAGACTCTGAAGTCTGCCGATTATCTGGAACTGTTTCCCGATCTTGAGCCGGACTGGTTGGCGTCTGTACTCGAAGCGGCACAAGCGGACCAACTCGCTGCTGTAGTGAATTCTTCAGCTCACAAACAACAGAACCTGACCGCCCCACCTTCGCTGGAGCGGTGTCAACAGCGGATTGTGAAAGAGGGCATCCTCTCGCAAGCAGAACTAACGGCACTGCAACTAGCATCAGAGGCAGAGCCATCCAGTCAAACGTCTGAAGATCTGACTGAACTACTAGTGCAGTCCGGCAAAATAACGGACTACCAGTCGGACGTGCTACTGTCCCACGACGACCGACGGTTGTTAATCGCTGATTACCTGATCCTGGAACCAATTGGTTCCGGTGGAATGGGTATCGTATATAAGGCGCTGCACCGCCGGATGAAACGCATTGTTGCATTAAAAGTCATTCGCGCTGATCTGCAGCATGTTCCGGATCGTTTAAAACGTTTTGAACGCGAGGTTCAGACGGCAGCAAAACTTTCGCATTCTCACATTGTGACAGCATATGACGCTGGAGAAGACCAGGGGATTCATTTTCTGATCTGTGAATACATCGACGGCGAGAGTCTGACACAGTTAGTGCGCAATTCTGGTCCGCTTGACTTTTTCGATGCTTTGAACTGTATTCTGCAGGTAGCACAGGGACTGGAGTACGCACACCGTCAGGGAGTTGTCCATCGTGATATTAAACCTGCTAATATTCTGGTCGATGATCAGGGAGATCTGAAAATCCTGGATATGGGTCTGGCCCGTCTGCAGCAGCCTGATGATGTTATTCTGGGAGCGGAAGCGCAAACCGAATTAACTTCCAGCCAGTTTTTTATGGGGACCATTGACTATATGGCTCCCGAACAGGCGCGGAATACGAAGTTCGCGGACCACCGGTCTGACATTTACAGTCTGGGCTGCACATTCTATTTTCTGTTAACGGCCCAGCCCGTGTATCAGGGGGAAACGACAGTCGAACGAATCCTGGCTCACAGAGACGAACCGATTCCCCGTCTGTCTGAACGGCTCTGTCAGGTCCCACCCGAATTCGATCCTATTTTCGAAAAGATGCTGGCGAAGTCTCCCGATGATCGTTACCAGTCAGCCACCGAACTGATTTGCGATCTGGAAAGTTTCTCAATGGAATGTCCGGGTGATCAGACCGCTTTGATTCCTCAGGTTGAACTTTCACAACCGCAGTCGCACAAAGCTGACTGGGCCAGTGATCCGACCGAAGTTCAGCCTGCTGTTCCCGAGTTGACCATGCTGGCAAGTACCAGTCAGCAGGAATTGGCAAAATCTGGTGCTCTCCCTGTTCGTGGTCTGTTGTGGGGGGGGCTGGCTGTTGCCGCGGCGATTCTGATTGGCGCCTTTACCTGGAAACCGGCGGTGACGGATCACTCGGTTGCTGACTCCGAAGTGGCAGCAAATTTGTCGAAAACAAATCCATCTCATTCGATGCTTGCTCCCTTCCAGCAGACTTATGCTGCGAAAATGAATCTGCCTGTCAAAAGAGAGGTTCCCCTTGGTGCTGGGGAATCAGAAATCGAACTGATGTTGATTCCTCCCGGAAAGTTTCTGATGGGCGATCAGACGGCGACTTCGGCTGAGTCAGATGCCCCTCAGCATCAAGTCAGCCTTACCCGACCGTATTACATGAGTGCTACTGAAATCACGAACGAGCAGTTTCGTGAATTTGTGAATGCGACAAAATATCAGACCGATGCAGAGCGGAGTGGCGGGTATGGAATGACGGGTGGCAGTTGGGTGAAGACCATGGATTATTCCTGGAAAAACCTGGGTGACTTACCTGTTCAGAATCAGGCGCCGGCTGTCAGTATCAGCTGGAATGATGCCACTGCATTCTGTGAGTGGCTTTCCGATAAAACAGGTGATCGATATCGCCTCCCCACAGAAGCTGAATGGGAATACGCGTGCCGTGCCGGAACAGATTCCGCGTGGTTTTTTGGAGATCAACCCAGCGAAATGGATCAGTATGCCTGGTTTCTGAATAATTCTGACGGTCAGGTTTATCCTGTCAAACAGAAACGTCCCAATGCCTTTGGGCTGTATGACGTCTATGGGAATGAATGGGAGTGGTGTCAGGATTATTACAGTGCCAGCTACTATTCCGTTTCACCTGTTGAGAATCCGACGGGACCCGCGCAAGGGCGTGAACGTGTCCGGCGGGGAGGGGGATTTCAACAACCGGCGGCACAACTGACTTCCTATATTCGAGGACATGGCTTGCCGGAAACACCATCCCGCGGGGCATTTCGGATCGTTCGTGAAACGCAACTCGATTGA
- a CDS encoding ECF-type sigma factor, with amino-acid sequence MSVIEETVTQWIDQIKSGDAQAAQRLWESYFLEMVEVARKKLRGAPRAMADEEDVALSAFKSFCLGAQNGRFSQITDRQNLWPLLVAITSHKSVDLIRLENRQKRGGTGNSEDTGSHRKQTSMQVDFEEIIQQQPSPEFAVQMAEELERLLNLLDKTGDSALRQVALAKMEGETTTEIAQNQGCARRTVERKLQLITRLWHEDCNL; translated from the coding sequence ATGTCTGTCATAGAAGAAACCGTCACTCAGTGGATCGATCAGATAAAATCGGGTGACGCTCAGGCTGCGCAGAGGTTGTGGGAATCGTATTTTCTGGAAATGGTGGAAGTCGCCCGCAAGAAATTACGAGGTGCGCCCCGGGCCATGGCGGACGAAGAAGATGTGGCGCTGAGTGCCTTTAAAAGTTTCTGCCTGGGGGCCCAGAATGGCCGTTTTTCACAGATCACCGATCGGCAAAATTTATGGCCGCTCCTGGTGGCAATCACTTCGCATAAATCAGTGGACCTGATTCGACTGGAAAACAGACAGAAACGCGGCGGCACAGGAAATAGCGAAGACACAGGGTCACACAGGAAGCAAACGTCCATGCAGGTTGATTTTGAAGAGATTATCCAGCAGCAACCCTCTCCCGAATTCGCGGTACAGATGGCCGAAGAACTGGAAAGACTGTTAAATTTATTAGACAAAACAGGTGATTCCGCCTTAAGACAGGTTGCATTGGCCAAAATGGAAGGGGAAACTACAACTGAAATTGCGCAGAATCAAGGTTGCGCCCGCCGAACCGTTGAACGAAAACTTCAGTTGATTACCCGTCTGTGGCATGAGGATTGCAATTTGTGA